A single Candoia aspera isolate rCanAsp1 chromosome 9, rCanAsp1.hap2, whole genome shotgun sequence DNA region contains:
- the LOC134502702 gene encoding cytochrome c oxidase subunit 5B, mitochondrial, whose translation MASRLFRVCGALRALRAGPAVLGRGPGPLAGSSRPASSGGMPTDEEQATGMERKVLDAIKQGVDPYGINPSKPYGGTKDDPHLVPSLTDVRLVGCICEEDATETYYIWLHKGKIERCPSCGAHFKLVPYELP comes from the exons ATGGCGTCAAGGTTATTCCGCGTCTGTGGGGCCCTGCGGGCCCTCCGTGCGGGCCCGGCTGTCCTGGGGAGGGGGCCGGGGCCTCTGGCGGGGTCGTCTCGCCCTGCGAGCTCTGGAG GTATGCCTACTGATGAAGAACAGGCCACAGGAATGGAGAGGAAAGTTCTGGACGCTATAAAGCAAGGAGTG GATCCTTATGGAATCAATCCATCCAAACCATACGGGGGAACAAAAGACGATCCCCACCTTGTTCCCTCCTTGACAGACGTGAGGCTCGTAGGCTGTATCT GTGAGGAAGATGCCACTGAAACATACTACATTTGGCTCCACAAGGGAAAAATTGAGCGCTGTCCTTCGTGCGGGGCCCATTTCAAACTGGTTCCCTACGAGTTGCCATGA
- the ACTR1B gene encoding beta-centractin — protein MESYDIIANQPVVIDNGSGVVKAGFAGDQIPKYCFPNYVGRPKHVRVMAGALEGDLFIGPKAEEHRGLLSIRYPMEHGIVRDWNDMERIWQYVYSKDQLQTFSEEHPVLLTEAPLNPSKNREKAAEVFFETFNVPALFISMQAVLSLYATGRTTGVVLDAGDGVTHAVPIYEGFAMPHSIMRVDIAGRDVSRYLRLLLRKEGYDFHTSAEFEVVKTIKERACYLSINPQKDEALETEKVQYTLPDGSTLDVGPARFRAPELLFQPDLIGDESEGIHEVLVFAIQKSDMDLRRTLFGNIVLSGGSTLFKGFGDRLLSEVKKLAPKDVKIKISAPQERLYSTWIGGSILASLDTFKKMWVSKKEYEEDGSRAIHRKTF, from the exons ATGGAGTCCTACGATATCATCGCCAACCAGCCCGTGGTCATTGACAAC GGTTCAGGAGTAGTTAAGGCTGGCTTTGCTGGAGATCAGATTCCGAAGTACTGCTTCCCAAACTA TGTGGGTCGCCCGAAGCACGTCCGGGTTATGGCTGGGGCACTAGAAGGAGATCTCTTCATTGGACCGAAAGCAGAG GAACACCGAGGGTTGTTATCCATCCGGTACCCCATGGAACATGGCATTGTCCGGGACTGGAATGACATGGAGAGAATCTGGCAGTACGTTTATTCCAAAGACCAGCTGCAGACATTTTCAGAAGAG CATCCTGTTCTCCTGACAGAAGCCCCCCTAAATCCTAGCAAAAACCGGGAGAAGGCTGCAGAAGTTTTCTTTGAGACCTTCAATGTTCCTGCTCTCTTCATCTCCATGCAAGCGGTCCTCAGTCT TTATGCCACAGGCCGCACCACAGGAGTCGTGCTAGATGCTGGTGATGGTGTGACGCACGCGGTTCCCATCTATGAGGGCTTTGCCATGCCTCACTCAATTATGCGGGTTGACATTGCCGGGCGGGATGTCTCCCGTTACCTCCGCCTGCTGCTACGGAAAGAGGGCTATGACTTCCACACCTCGGCCGAGTTTGAGGTGGTCAAGACAATAAAGGAG aGAGCTTGCTACCTGTCCATCAACCCCCAGAAGGACGAGGCCCTCGAGACAGAGAAGGTGCAGTACACGCTGCCTGACGGAAGCACCTTAGAT GTTGGTCCCGCCCGATTCCGAGCTCCCGAGCTGCTTTTCCAACCAGACCTCATAGGAGACGAAAGTGAAGGGATCCATGAAGTGCTGGTGTTCGCCATCCAGAAATCTGACATGGACCTGAGGCGGACACTGTTTGGGAACATTGTCCTGTCTGGAGGATCTACGCTCTTTAAAG GTTTTGGGGACCGACTGCTCAGCGAAGTGAAGAAACTTGCTCCAAAGGATGTCAAGATCAAG ATTTCTGCTCCTCAGGAGAGATTATACTCAACGTGGattgg GGGCTCTATCCTGGCCTCCCTGGACACATTCAAGAAGATGTGGGTCTCCAAGAAGGAATATGAAGAGGACGGCTCCCGGGCCATCCATCGAAAGACATTCTAG